A stretch of DNA from Acidobacteriota bacterium:
TGGCGCTCTTGGAGCGGCATCGCAGCGAGGTCGAGGAACCCTCGGAGCTGCCCGAGAGAACTCGATCCCTGTGGCTGCACGGCGTTTCCACGGTGCTCTACGAGTTGGGCCGGTTCCGGCAGGTGGACGAGATCCTCGAGCAGCTGGAGGGCCTCGCCCGGCGCTCCGGGGATGTGGGCACCGAGGGGGCCACGGCGTACCGGCGGGCCGCCTTGTTGGCGGCCTCGAGGCGGCCGTCGGAGGCGGTGGCGGCGCAGGTCGAGGAGCTGGCTCGGCGGTCGCTGGAGCTGACCCGCCGCACCGGTGCCGTGGCCAACCAGGCCCAGGCCCATCGGCTGCTGGGGCAGCTGCTACCCGGGGAAGAAGGCCGCGGTCATCTGGACCGCTGCGTCGAGCTGGCCTCCGGGCTGCCCGGTGGAGACTCTTTGGAAGCGCTGTGCTTGGAGGCCCTGGTGCTGTCGCTGGCGGCGGAGAAGGAGGCGTCCGAGGAGCTGCTTCTGGGGCTGCTGGAGCGGGCCGCGGAGGCGGCGGAGCGAGCCGGTGATCCTTGGTCCAGGCTCTTCGTACGGCAGGCGCGCGCTCGTACCCTGTGGCTCTTGAGTGACCGGAAGGCGGGCCTCGAGGAGAGGGCGCTGGAGGAAGGGTTGGCGGTGCTCGGTGAGATCGAGACTCTGCGGGCGGCCCAGCGCAACAAGACCGGCCGGGCGGAGTTCTTGGACGTCTGGTGGGAGCCCTACCAGTGGCTCGCCGGAGAGCTTCTGGGAGAGGGTGAGAACCAGCCGTCGCGGGAGAATCTGGAGCACGCCTTCGCCATCGTCGAGCGGATGCGCGGGCGCACGCTCTTGGAGACCTTGGGGCCGGAGGTCTCGGCCTTGCTGGAGCCGGAGCTGGAGCCGGAGGCGGGCTTTGACGGGCGCCTTGAAGGGGGCTTTGACGGAGACTTTGATGGGGGCTTTGCGGATCTCGCCGCGGTCGAGGCCCACCTGGAGGAAGACGAAGCGTTGCTCTCCTATCAAGTCTCTCTCTGGCGGGATCTCTACCGCCGCCCCGCCGGCGGCGCCTGGGTGACGGTCTCCACTCGCCAGGGCACGCGGGTCTATCCGTTGCCGGACCGCCGGGAGATCGAGCCGGTGCTGGAGCGCCAGCTGGGTCTGGAGCATCCGGTGGCGACGCCCGACCATCTGTTGCAGCTTCATCACCAGCTGCTGGCCCCGGTGCTGGGGGAGTTGCCGGATGGCATCCGCCGCCTGATCCTGATCCCCGACGGGGTCCTGCACCGCGTACCCTTTGCCCTGCTGCGCTCCACCGAGGCTTCCGAAAGCTCCCTGGTGGTGGACTATCAGCTCTCCTACGTGCCGTCGGCGACCCTGTGGCTGCGCTGGCGGACGCGGCCGGTGGCGGGGGCCGCGGCCCCGGCTCTGGTGCTGGCGGACCCGCTCCTGCCCGCCGGGGAATCCACCGCCGATTCCCAGGCCCCGACGCAGACCCCGGTCGAAGCGCAGGATGGGGCGGCTACCCTGCGCGGCCGGGAGCTGGGGCCGCTGCCCTACGCCCGGCGGGAGGGACGAGACATCCTGCAGCGACTGTCCGGTGGCGGGACCGGCCGACTGCTCCTCGGTGCCGAGGCTTCCGAGAGCTTCCTCAAACAGCACCCGCATCTCGCCCAGTATTCGCTGCTGCATTTCGCCGCCCACGCTTTGGTGGACGTTCTGCAGCCGAGCCGGTCGGCGCTGATGTTGGCGCCCGGGGACTCGCAGGAGGACGGCCGGCTGGAGCCGGAGGAGATTGTCGGCCTCGACCTGTCGGGGCGATTGGTGGTGTTGGGAGCCTGCGACAGCGCCGCCGGCCAGGTGTTGCGGGGGGAGGGGACCATGAGCCTGGCCCGGGCGTTCTTCGAGGCCGGGGCTCATACCGTGGTGGCGAGTCAGCGGCCGCTGCCGGATCTCGAAACCTCCCGTCTTTTCAACGCCTTCTACCAGCACCTGGCGGAGGGATTCAGCGTAGGCGAAGCCCTGGCCCAGGCCCAGCGGGAACGCCTGGTCGCCGGCGCCGACCCTCGCGGCTGGGGGGCCCTGGTGGTGCTCGGTGACGCGTCCCTGGTGCCCTTCCCCGGCGGGCTCGAGGCCGCCCCGGGTCGCCCTGGCGCTGGGTTCTCGGGTCTGGGGACGCCAGGGTTCGGGTTGCTGGCTCTGGGACTGCTGGCCCTGGTGGTCTGCCTAGTGTTGGCCGGGCTGGTGGTGGTGAAGCGATTGCGCCGCCGGCCGGGATGATGGGCTGCTCCGCGATCTCTGCCTTCCGAGAAGTCTGCCCCCCGCGAATCTTGCCCCCCGTAGAACCGAAAAGGAGAAAGCCCATGGGCCTAGGAACGGCTGCGAGGATGCTCGAGGGATTGAGTTGGCGTTGGTGGCGGACAATGTTGGCCCTGTGGCGCAAGAGCTATCTGCTGTTGCTGATCCTCGGCTGGGGCGTCGTCAGCGCCGGGCCGGCGGCAGGACAGTCGATCCACTGCGAGGACGCTCTTCGCGACGGCGACGACGTCGTTCTGGAAGTGGGGATGTCATGCCCGGACGGAACCGGCCCCACCGACTTCACCTTCCGGCCCGTCGATCAGCCCCTGGGCGGTTCCCCGGGTGGGGCGCCCGGCAGTACGTGGTATCCGGTAGAGGACGTCAAATCGGCCTCCGGTTCGGCCTACTCCCAGCGCGGTGTCATCGTGATCCCGTCGATGGTCTCGCCGGAGCGAGTCGAGTCGGCCTGCGAGGCCGGTGAGCGCTTCCTCAGCGAGATCTGCGAGGTCTACGCCCGCTGTGAGCGGGCCGATCCCTTCGCCGTCTACGAGACCCGGCTGGAAGTCGGGGCCCGGGTCGAGCTCGACTGTGACAAGCAGTACACCACCGACGGCATCCACGACCCGTCCATCCTCGTGGACCCCGGCCCCGGCAGCGGTCCGCCCATCCCGCCCTCCGTCGGGATCTTCACCAGCTTCAACCTGGATGATGCGGTGGTCGACCAGGAGGCGCTGTTCGGAATTCGATTCGGATTCGGCCTGTCCAGCCGCTCGTCGGTGGAGGCCGTCGCTGCAGTGGGGCAGGGGAAGCGCTCCGGCGACCCTTTCAACGGCGACCCTTCCAGCGGTGACTTCGGGGGCGATGAGCAGCCCGCCGCAGAGGGTGACGTCGTCACGGCCGACCTGCTCTGGGTGCGCCGCTGGGGGAGGACGGAGAATCGCTTCCGAGGCTTCTTCTTCGCCGGACCGGGGTGGCGTTTCGAGGGCGGTGATCTGGACAGCGACACCTTCGCCCCGTCCGCCGGCTTGGGAGTGGAGATCCCGTTCAGCGACCGCTGGTATCTCGACGCCCGGATCGCCGGGCGCTGGCTGGAGAACCGGCCGGAAGACCAGTGGGTCACCGAGGCCCAGGTCGGAGTCAGCTATCGCTTCGGCCCGTAGCTAGCACCCGGTAGCTGGCACCCAGTAGCTAGCAGCCGGGATTGGGAACCTTCAAGCTCCAGCCCTAGCCCCAGCAGGCTCCGCCAGGGAGGCTTCCGGCTGCCGGGGCAGGGTGGTGCCGAGGAGCAGGGCGACGGTGGTGAGGGTGACCAGGGCACACAGGACGTAGTGGCCGGCGAAGCCCAGATGAGCGGCGCTGAAGCCCGAGAGGGCGGTGCCCGCCAGCGGGCCGAAGGCGCTGAGGGATTGCTGCAGCGTGAAGTCGGTGGCGGCGGAGCGTTGGGAGCTGGCGTCCATCATGCTGGTGTAGAGGGCGGTGGTGGCCATGCCGCCGGTGAAGGCCATGACGAAAGCGGCGACGCCCAGCAGCCAGATCTGGCCGCCGACGGCGAGGACGTAACCGCCGGTGGCCGCCGCCTGCAGGGTGGCGAAGGTGGTGAGGGCGCGGCGGCGTTCCAGCCGCTGGGCCAGCACGCCGCCGAGGAGCGCTCCGCCGAGGGCGCCGGCGGCGTAGATCATGCCGGAGATCCAGCCGATGGTGGCGAGGCCGACGCCGAGATCCACCATCATCTGGTTGAACACGTAGGTGGCCATGGTCTCGCCGGTGCGGAAGAGCACCACCACGGCGCTCCAGCGCAGGGAGCCGGAACGGCGGAAGAAGCGCACCAGGTTGGCCATGCCCAGGCCTTCGATCTGGGGGTCCCTCGTCACCGGTTCCGGATAGCGCGCGGCGGGCAGCAGCGGTAGGGTGAGGAAGGCCGCCATGGCCAGCACCGCCACCGTCCAGCCGAAGCGGCTGAAGATCACCAGGATCAATCCACCGCCGAGGATCTGCCCCAGGTAGTAGCCGCCCACCTGGAGGCCGTTGCCGAGGCCTCGCTCCCCCCGCCGCAGGATGGTCACCGCCAGCCCGTCGGAAGCGATGTCCTGGGTCGCCGCCAGCAGCATGAAGAGGGCCGAGACCCCGATCACCAGAGGCAGCTGGGTGCCCAGATCGAGGAAGGCCAGAACGCTCACCATGATCACCGCAGCGCCCTGCAGCGGCGTGACCCAGGAAAGATACCGCCGCCGGCCCGGCGACCAGCGGTCCAGGAGCGGCGCCCAGAGGAATTTGATCAGCCACGGGAAGGCGATGGCGCTGAACAGGCCGACGTTCTCCAACGACAGCCCGGAGCGGCGCAGGATCACCGGCATGGCGGTGAGGAAGAAGCCCAGGGGGATGGCCTGGGAAACATAGAGGGCGAGGAGCAGGAAAAGCTTGTCGTTGCGGCGGGGCCTGGGGGTGCTGGAGGTCATGAATCTCTCGGGGAAGGTGTCAGCTTGTTGTACGAGTCCAGGGACGGGGAGTTGCTTCGTTGGTTGTCGGAAAAACAACACGGTAGGCCCTGCAAGTTGCGGAATCTAACATCTTTCGATCGGGCATTCTCAAACCGTTCTGGTAGATTGATCAGAATATGAGTGGGTTGTTTAAAGCATCAAGGGTTGACTAGAGGTTTCAGGAGGCTTCGGGTGTTGCGAGGGCGGCGGAAGGTGCCGTTGGGGCTTGTGTTGGTGATCCCCTTCTTACTGCAGCTCGTGATCGTCGTCGGAGCGATGCTGTGGCTGGCTCTGAGCAGCGGTCATCGGGCGGTGGAGCCGGTGGCGGCTCAGCTGCGGAGCGACCTCAATCAGCGGATCTGGCAATTCTTGGACTCCCACCTGGAGATTCCCCACCGGGTCAACGAGCTCAACGCCGATGCGCTGGTCCTGGGGCAGCTGGAGCCTGCCGATGCGGAGGCCTTGAACCGTCACTTCTGGCATCAACTACAGGTCTTCGACTCTCTCAACTCAATTTTCTTTGCCACAACCGAGGGCGGTGTCGCCGAGGCCGGCCGGAGCTTGAACGGCACGCTGGTGGTGGATTCTACGACCCTCGATCCGGAGCTCGGTCTGGTCGCCGGCACCCGCTATCGATACGAGGCGGCGGGAGCTGGCGGGCGGGGCGAGCTGCTCGAGACCACTCCAGGCTTCGACGCACGCCAGCATCCGTGGTTCGAGGAGGCGGTGCAGTCGGGGCGGCCGGTGTGGAACCAGGTCTATCCTTTCTTCGCCGAGGAGAATCTGGTTGTGACCGCCAGCAAGCCGGTCTATCGCCCCGATGGCTCGTTGTTGGGGGTGCTGGGGGTGGAATTGACCCTCCGGCGAGTGGGCGAGTTTCTGCGGCAGCTGGATACCGGTCACGGTGAGTTGACCTTCATCGTCGACCGCAGCGGCTTCCTCATCGCCACTTCCACCGGCGAGCGCCCCTATCTGGCGGCGCAGGATCCCCGGGGGCGGAGGCTGCGGGCGAGGGAGAGCACTTCGGCGCTGCTCGGTGCCACCGCCGGCTTTCTCGAGCAGCGGGAAGGGGGGCTGCAGGAAATCGACGGACCGGCCCAGGAGTCCTTCGAGCTCGACGGCGTGACCTACTACCTCCACGTCGCTCCTTTCTACGATCCCCGGGGCTTGGATTGGTTGACGGTGGTAGTGCTTCCGGAGGCGAAGCTCTCCGGGCTGATGCGGGGGAGCTCCTCTACGACGCTGTGGCTCAGCCTCGGCGCCGTGCTGCTGGCGGTGTTGCTCAGCGTGCTCTCGGCGGGCCTGATCACCCGCCCCATCAGGCGCCTGCGGCAGGCCTCCCAGGCCATTGCCGGAGGCCATTTGGGGCAGGCAGTGCCGGTGAGCAACATCCGCGAGCTGGGAGATCTGGGGCAGGCCTTCAACGCCATGACAGAGCAGCTTCGGGAGTCGTTCACCGAGCTCGAGACACGGGTCGCCCTGCGCACTCACCAGCTACAGGAAGCCAAGGAGGAGTCGGACGCTGCCAACCAGGCCAAGACCCGCTTCCTGGCGGTGTTGAGCCACGAGATCCGCAGCCCTCTGGGCGTGATCCTGGGATATTTGGATCTGCTGCAGGATCCTCGCGTTCCCGAGGAGGACCATCAGCGCTACCTGGACATCATCCGCCGCGCTTGCACCCACCTGAGCCGCTTGTTGGGAGACTTCCTGGACATCAGCCGCATCGAGGCCGGGCGCTTGGAGCTCAACGAGCGACGCTGCGAGCTGGCGGAGCTGCTGGAGGATCTGGACTCGTCCTTCCGGCCGCTGGCGGAGGAGGCGAGCTTGGACCTGGAGCTGCGCACCCTGGGCCGGCTGCCCTGGCGTTTCACCGCCGACGCCACCCGGCTGCGGCAAGTGCTCTCCAATCTGCTGAGCAACGGGTTGCGCTACACCGACGAAGGCGGTGTGCGGCTGACCGTCGAGGCACCAGGGGTCAAGGCCGGGCAGAAACCGGAGACGGCGGAGCTGGTCTTCGTGGTGCGCGAC
This window harbors:
- a CDS encoding response regulator, yielding MLRGRRKVPLGLVLVIPFLLQLVIVVGAMLWLALSSGHRAVEPVAAQLRSDLNQRIWQFLDSHLEIPHRVNELNADALVLGQLEPADAEALNRHFWHQLQVFDSLNSIFFATTEGGVAEAGRSLNGTLVVDSTTLDPELGLVAGTRYRYEAAGAGGRGELLETTPGFDARQHPWFEEAVQSGRPVWNQVYPFFAEENLVVTASKPVYRPDGSLLGVLGVELTLRRVGEFLRQLDTGHGELTFIVDRSGFLIATSTGERPYLAAQDPRGRRLRARESTSALLGATAGFLEQREGGLQEIDGPAQESFELDGVTYYLHVAPFYDPRGLDWLTVVVLPEAKLSGLMRGSSSTTLWLSLGAVLLAVLLSVLSAGLITRPIRRLRQASQAIAGGHLGQAVPVSNIRELGDLGQAFNAMTEQLRESFTELETRVALRTHQLQEAKEESDAANQAKTRFLAVLSHEIRSPLGVILGYLDLLQDPRVPEEDHQRYLDIIRRACTHLSRLLGDFLDISRIEAGRLELNERRCELAELLEDLDSSFRPLAEEASLDLELRTLGRLPWRFTADATRLRQVLSNLLSNGLRYTDEGGVRLTVEAPGVKAGQKPETAELVFVVRDTGAGIRPEDQEKIFQRFTQLETSSHGGSGFGLGLAITRQLVSLMGGAVRLESRLGAGSAFTVRVPVTGCQRWSKKPHPADSIEEDLSPSAAPPLEGRVLIADDSLDLLELCVRMLERWGLSCVTARDGQEAVELATRQHFDLILMDWQMPRLDGLAATKELRRRGFQTTVVALTAAAMQGDRERCLEAGCTGYLVKPIDFKELFRLLRRLLAEARRPDQRSSSETIPMPLPEGGDAGSERISTAVAASTDEIDREVAKLARGYLAGLPQVVNDLRQALREQRWEEFQAGIHRLAGTAGTYGFTSIYTFADRLERAALQGTGPHLEPLLERLGKEVQQVVISWGLGTKNTTREGEQT
- a CDS encoding CHAT domain-containing protein, whose protein sequence is MTVALLGASGLPAEPLALTSCLELLQAAPQDRESSRCLVQVVNGGHPELRAAAIEALEALHRQHPGEPWPMYYLAALEWPLRTARVAELYARAAERLEQRRDWDGEASARASRARYLDLIGEADAAAEELVRLRHAAERSAEPSALLRYSLAEASHQVIAGGDLEYALALLERHRSEVEEPSELPERTRSLWLHGVSTVLYELGRFRQVDEILEQLEGLARRSGDVGTEGATAYRRAALLAASRRPSEAVAAQVEELARRSLELTRRTGAVANQAQAHRLLGQLLPGEEGRGHLDRCVELASGLPGGDSLEALCLEALVLSLAAEKEASEELLLGLLERAAEAAERAGDPWSRLFVRQARARTLWLLSDRKAGLEERALEEGLAVLGEIETLRAAQRNKTGRAEFLDVWWEPYQWLAGELLGEGENQPSRENLEHAFAIVERMRGRTLLETLGPEVSALLEPELEPEAGFDGRLEGGFDGDFDGGFADLAAVEAHLEEDEALLSYQVSLWRDLYRRPAGGAWVTVSTRQGTRVYPLPDRREIEPVLERQLGLEHPVATPDHLLQLHHQLLAPVLGELPDGIRRLILIPDGVLHRVPFALLRSTEASESSLVVDYQLSYVPSATLWLRWRTRPVAGAAAPALVLADPLLPAGESTADSQAPTQTPVEAQDGAATLRGRELGPLPYARREGRDILQRLSGGGTGRLLLGAEASESFLKQHPHLAQYSLLHFAAHALVDVLQPSRSALMLAPGDSQEDGRLEPEEIVGLDLSGRLVVLGACDSAAGQVLRGEGTMSLARAFFEAGAHTVVASQRPLPDLETSRLFNAFYQHLAEGFSVGEALAQAQRERLVAGADPRGWGALVVLGDASLVPFPGGLEAAPGRPGAGFSGLGTPGFGLLALGLLALVVCLVLAGLVVVKRLRRRPG
- a CDS encoding outer membrane beta-barrel protein, with translation MGLGTAARMLEGLSWRWWRTMLALWRKSYLLLLILGWGVVSAGPAAGQSIHCEDALRDGDDVVLEVGMSCPDGTGPTDFTFRPVDQPLGGSPGGAPGSTWYPVEDVKSASGSAYSQRGVIVIPSMVSPERVESACEAGERFLSEICEVYARCERADPFAVYETRLEVGARVELDCDKQYTTDGIHDPSILVDPGPGSGPPIPPSVGIFTSFNLDDAVVDQEALFGIRFGFGLSSRSSVEAVAAVGQGKRSGDPFNGDPSSGDFGGDEQPAAEGDVVTADLLWVRRWGRTENRFRGFFFAGPGWRFEGGDLDSDTFAPSAGLGVEIPFSDRWYLDARIAGRWLENRPEDQWVTEAQVGVSYRFGP
- a CDS encoding MFS transporter; the protein is MTSSTPRPRRNDKLFLLLALYVSQAIPLGFFLTAMPVILRRSGLSLENVGLFSAIAFPWLIKFLWAPLLDRWSPGRRRYLSWVTPLQGAAVIMVSVLAFLDLGTQLPLVIGVSALFMLLAATQDIASDGLAVTILRRGERGLGNGLQVGGYYLGQILGGGLILVIFSRFGWTVAVLAMAAFLTLPLLPAARYPEPVTRDPQIEGLGMANLVRFFRRSGSLRWSAVVVLFRTGETMATYVFNQMMVDLGVGLATIGWISGMIYAAGALGGALLGGVLAQRLERRRALTTFATLQAAATGGYVLAVGGQIWLLGVAAFVMAFTGGMATTALYTSMMDASSQRSAATDFTLQQSLSAFGPLAGTALSGFSAAHLGFAGHYVLCALVTLTTVALLLGTTLPRQPEASLAEPAGARAGA